The genomic window catcttttctttggaatccaaagtgcttccaaacgaatgacttgaagcctaaaggggagccaatttccttcctcgtctttttggacactagccatagcaccagcccaggagccgcgtactagttgtcgcctccccttttacgtgcgtgctctgctcacaacacaacaacgccggaaagaggaagcaagcaacaatgaactggatttcaaaataaagtcgcgtctaatgtccgaggtcaaacacggcgatataaatcgatgtttacctttagcatcgatgccaataaatcgtagagtattatatcgattaatcgatgtgtatcgatgtatcgttacacccctagtacacgcacacacacacagagcaaagtgtgagaaacaggaagtgaaggagAACTTTAGCAGGCCAAGACCTCCACTGGGATAATTTCCCTTCTCTTAGCCAATCAGATGCAGACTTACGTTTAGTCATCGGTCAGCCTGGGGGCAAATTCCAGaaggccccccccccacacccgaAACTGCCTTCTAACATGTTTTTCGTCTAAATATTTACAAATTGAACTTGGGCAAAtgttgatgttttattttaaacaaagaCAGTGAAGTTACAGGCGTGATTTTAAAAAGAACGCAACAactgaaaaaacaaaagccGTCAAACGCCAATTAGACAAAACTAGTATCATGGCGTCGTTTGcgtgcattttgtttttagacGATGGGGACATTTTGCTGACTCGCGCGTGTATCTCAGCATCTCCGGCAGCGGAAAGTAAATAACCTCCCATGGATGTCACAAAGCACCACACGGGCCAATAAGGATAATTGGATCGTGTGCCCCGCCGGCGCTGGAAGAAAGCGGGCTCAGCGGCAGGGAATCGATAGCGCTTCCCTCCCGGCTTTTTATCTCTTTCCTCTCCCGTCGCTTGCTATTGACCTGAGATAGCGACGGATGAGCGGAGGCGGCGCGGGAAGCGGCCCTCCCGCTTGTCCTCCCTCTCGTCCTCCACTGACCCCTGCAGGCCAGACATGTCACAGCGCGGCCCGGAAACATCTGCAGCAACACCCTGGGGAGgtatctgttgaaaaatgtatttctcGCGGACGTAATGTTCCACGCCCCAAGTATGGAAGAAGGGTGTGCGACTTGTGCAAGCTGCAGGGCGTCCTTCCGACCTTccaaaatgtgctttttgttgttgtcattgttGGGCCACGTATTCAAGGGAAGGAAATTTGAAGCACCTGTCACAGCCTTGTATTGATTTTTACCCCCCCTTACTGCAGCCGCAAACTGGTTTGTCCCGTCCGTTATTCGCAATGGTAAACTAATATTGGGGCTTCATACTTATCCTGTGCGCCTTGTTTGCACAGATGTATTCCCACAGGCGTTATGCGTAATGCGCCTATGACATTGGCACCCGACACACCTGAAAGAAACACAACCATGAGAAATCGTCCAGCGAGGTTAAAAAGAAGAACAGCTTACTAGAATGGCGACACTCTATTCGTTGACTGGTGGCAGGTGCATGCTGATTCATTTTTGACAAGACTGAATGTGATTGGTTCCATCCGAACAGGCAGCTTTGAGAGGGTGTGTCGACTTATGCAACCACATTGTGTCACTTTTCTATTCTGAGGAGAGTGGCACTTTGCGGGAAACATTAGACGCTGGCCAAGGTCAGAGAGATAAAAGCCaagtcaatttggtcttcaTGTCACTTCAACAAAgcaaagtggctctgacggaaaaaaaatgatttcattttcaaaagGTCTATTTTGTGAAAACATACACCCATGTCATCGTCAAATCAATTTAAACACAATGAAACCCTTTTTGCTTTGTACAGTGCAGCCCTTCTGCTTTGTgcgccttggccaccagggggcagaagaatgcagacaTCCAAAGGTCAGATTGGCCTCCACGACGGACCGTTTCGGGACCGGGAGCCATACATTTGACACCCTGTTCCAAATTCAAATTTGTCTGTTACCTGTGTAACTAGTCCATGATGCGTGACGTGATGTGCAGCCGCGCCGCGCCTGTCACGGCGCGCTGACACGGACAAACGTGGCCTTTCATCTGGCCGCCATGCTGCCTTCCGGCCTCGCAAATGTATGCCTTTGGGGCCGAATGTCTGCTCTTTGCAAACTTGTGGGCTCAAGTTGGTGGGAGTGGGTGCGGTTGCTCTGGCAACAAGCTCCTAGCTACAACAAGGCTGGTTTTGTCTTGGGGACAACCAGTTCCCTTTTTACTTCCCCTTTCTCcctttttgcccccccccaactctctctctctctctctctctctctctctctctctctctctctctctctctctctctctctctctctctctctctctctctctctctctctctctctctctcactgggTGTTTCTCCCAGCATGTCCCGGCATGGGAGGAGTGTTTACAGGATGTTATCTCTTTCTTTCCCAGTGTGCCTCAcggtccgtccatccgtctggAATGCTGGCAAATGATAGAGTTCCACAGGGGGCGTGACGAGAGGCATCGAGGCTGAGagagaaggggagggggagtggggggggggggggcgagaatGCATAAATAGATGGTGCGAGCGGAGACTGGCGCTTGCATTCCCAGCTGGACAAGTTGGACAGAGTCTGAAGGTGAGCCCGGCTTTAATTCTCCATAAATGCctcaaaaagcaaaataacatTTGGATCAAAGAAAGACAAGAATTGAAGCCGCTTGTTGTGGATTTTGATCGTTCAGGTCCAACATTTGAAGGTGAGCTTGGCTTCAATTCCACTTtggttaaaagaaaagaaaagaaaagaaaagaaggggGAAAAAGGAAAGAATTAGAATTGCTCGTTGTTCTGACAGGGAAATATGATTGTATTTTGACTTTTCAACTTGAGGATTTGAATGTCACCTTAATCAACTGCCTCAGAGCTAAcactttacattaaaaaaaaaagtcaaatgagaAGAACCCATTTTGTGCTTGATCATTCAACTTGGCAATTATTTGAATGTAATCTTGGCTTTGATTCTCTAGTAAAGAACACTTGAGAAGATGTTtcgataaaataaaatgaagtgcACATTTCAAGCACCTTTTTGAAAGAATGAAAGTGAAATTGAATGACCGAAGGCCTTGTTTTGCTCTTCCGATGCATTTTGAATAATCCAATTTGAAGGTATGCTCAGCTTTAAGCCTTCATTAATTTAAAgcattgagggaaaaaaagcaagactCTCTCTTGCACTGCAGACCCATTGAGACCGCTGAAGGTccacttggctttggtttcactCTTTAAAAGAAAAGCAAGTGAAAAAATCAAATTGGCCAGTCAAGTTGTTTGGATGGTGCTGTTGTCACGCATGACGCGACGTGCAGTCAAGTGACCCGGAATGTTCCATTTGAATCGTCTTGCGCCTGCTAATCGATCGTTCTGCGATTGAGCGCAAAGAAAGGCCATtttgtgttgctgctgttgttgaaaAGCAGGACAAATCTTCGGCTGGCGTCGTCAAGGCCGCAGTAGAGGGGGGATGGGGAGGAGGGGTAGATGGGCCTCgccctcagaaaaaaaaatcaacctttatgtgtgtgtgtgccaaacTTTGGATAAAAATGCTACACAGTGCGTGATTTGGAGGCACACATGGCGATGAGGACAAGGTTGCTCAAGTGCACTGCCGAAGGCTTTTCATTAGCCAGGCTTGGGTGTGCCTTCTTTCCGCCTTCTCCAGGGAGTCCAACTTAGATCATCTCCCCGGTGTCTTTTCTCCTGCCGACACAATACGTGACGTGTCGGCGCCGTAAAATCCCCCTGCTTGTTTCTTCCACTGTCAGCATCTGCGCTTGCTCTGGCTGGCCGCCATTTTTAGACAAGTCCAACTAAATGAGCAATCCCAAAGCGTTGATGggattcgtgtgtgtgtgtgtgtgtgtgtgtgtgtgtgtgtgtgtgcgtgtgagtgtgtgtgtgtgtgtgtgcagctgtGAGGGTGCGGCATCGTGAAGACACGTGCAGACGTGTCAGCACAAGGTTTGGGTCCTGCCAGGCTTTGGCGAGCTTTTTGAAGAAAACCCGAGCGCCCATTTTGGTGTCTGGAGCGGCCATCCACTGATCAATTGTAGAATTGAACAAGCCGGCACATATTCAAGACACCAGGCTAGTTTTTGCGTTGTGCTCGGGAAAGTGTCCGAAAATGTCTTCTTTAAGGGTGTCTGTCCCTCCATGTGTCCTTTCAGGCTGTGGCGGAATCAGTGGCTGTGAAATTGCGCAACCATGGACAGCGTGGCCAACTGGCTGGTGGACAACAAGGACAAGATTGAGAAAGGGGTGAACATCATGGGGCAAGCGTCAGAGGTCCTGGCCGCCACGGTGGGCCAGCTGCACCCCATCCTGGAGGCCGTTTTCGTGGCCTCGGCCGAGATCCTCAGCAACCCGGAGGGCAAAGAGGCTGTCTACTTGAGCCAGAAGATTGAGCAGGTCAACCAGAAGCTGGTGGGCATCCAGAGCGACATCGACCAGATTGCCCTGGAGCTACAGAGGACGTCCATGAACAAGCAGAACCTCGACCGTGAGGCGCACATACTGGGCCAGTACGAAAAGTTCCAGGAGTTCATCAACGCCAAGCCCAGcatgaaggagaagaagaaggagaagttcTTCAAGTATTACGAGAACACGGAGGCCGACTTGAACTTGGACGCCCTCTACAACGCCGTCACGGGGGAGAACACGGCCGGCGACCCCATGCTGGACACGGTGGTTGACACGGAGCAGAGGAGCCGCAGGGCGGTGGAGGACTTCTGCGCTCGGCTCAAGAAGCTCTTTATAATGGGCCTCATCGCCGTCATGGGCTACGCCGGCCTCCGAGAAGGCGCGGTGGAAACGGGCCTGACGACCAAGTGGCACGAGCGGATGGAGGATGTGGAGAAGCGCATGAAAGCGGCCGTGGACCACTGCACGGAGACCTTCGTGGACCAGGCCAAGCTGGACCTGGAGGAAGCACTCAAGGAGAAGGCCTCCTGCGCGGTCAGCGAGGACTTGACGCGTTCGCTGCTCTCTGCGCTGGTCAAGAAATACGACTGGGTCAACTGGTCGGTGCGCGCCTTCAACAGGCGCGAGCGCATCTTCTTCTACAACTGGCTGGCGGGACGCAAGTGCCACGGCAGCGGCGGGGCCAACTGGTTCGAGCTGACCATGGACAACAAGGTCAAGGTGGTGGTGTCCTTCTGCGTGGACCCGCCGCCCATTGACAAGACTCGCATCTACGAGCAGATCGAGCAGCAGCGGCTGAAGGGCAACATGATGGCTGTGGCCCTGACGCTCAACCGCTGCTTCCCTGACTGCCTGGTGCACGCTGTCAGCCACTACAAGGAGGTGGTGGAGTCCAACAACTTCAACGTGGAGTCCTACTACTACGCCAGGCACAAGCGGGCCTTCCTCTGCATCCACCCGCAGTAGAGCCGTGCTGATGTGATGGAATATCTGAACTGGCAGGGGCACATATGATGGAAAATGCACATTTTATTTGTCGACTCAGTGTTTGTTGCCGTATggatttcttcttttctttttgggtaGAGAATGCGGTCCACTTTTTTGGTTTTTCACAAATGCATATGAACAAGTGTCAGATTGCCGATAAGCGCAAGCAAAAAGATGGCGCTGGTCGGCTTCACCGTGTCGGCAAAGATGAGCATGTTTGAGCTTTGCAAAAGTAACTGAGCAGCAGCGAGCCAGGCGGCCTGTTTGCGTAAACGCTCCTGTTGCGGAAGACGGAGATGAAGACACATTGTAACTGATTTTTATCTTTGGCAACAATCTGACGTGCTTGTATCACTGTGATGTTTGTTCTCTTGTCAATGTTCTAAATGTtgcctttttgtctttttgcaggTCCATGTTTTGAAATTggcaaaaaaagagtgtaatgtACGGAATCTGCGTGAAAATAAAtgtacattaaaaatatttctaatttgTCATTTGATTTTCAAGAGCAAAATGTTGGATGGTGACGACTCTTTGGATATGCGTCTTTCAGGCTTCAGCTATCATGTGCTTTCAGACCAGCCTTCTCTGTTTGCTGTGTCAACATTACTCGTGTCCGTTTCTTACCTAAAACCATTTAGTGTAGCGTTTCCTATTTTTCATACCTGCCCACAAGACAGGGAGGGGCTGCTTGCTAAACCATGAAGGTCAGCTATCGGACATCTCCTGAAATGAAGCCCCCAAACGACATTAAGATTGTTTACTGTTTGGAGAAATTCAGGGAGGACACCCTTgtccttttttatttgttggTAGTAGAAACACACAGCTGGTTTACAACCAGGCGTAAGaattcaaaactaaaaaaaacctcaatgtGCCCGGGGCCTTAAATAGGCGTTAAGAAACATTAAATGGAGTCCAATTTCAAAGTTATGAGATGTCACAGACAGGGAGTCACTAGAGGGATACTTCAAGCTATATTATAATTAAActtcgattaccgtttttttccgtgtatagtgcgcaaaatttaactaatttattgtcctaaaatctggggtgcgcattatacatgggtacaaaaaaaaaaaattaatttttttttttaatttttttttttttttttttttaagtcccaatgatcgtcacacacgcagggaggcaatgggtcccatttttatagtctttggtatggtcttaactaggctggatgtaattttttttgttggcgttgatttctccgactgcccgtaaacgcaccaccgcgcttcgtgcgcgcacgggacagcaaacgagcaggtgatcgagcaagcgtctgatacgagagcattgcggtcgcatggagcgtgtttgaagtgaacagcagagaagacaggcaaagtgttgtgaaataaaatgcacagaacggatgcgcaagacacgtcagctatataaagagcgagagttgttttcttcctattagtttcaattcacagtttaattagcagtttcaatcagcaaataacaaaatgcgtattacaggtaatattttatttcacaacactttgccttgttcctttggtctctgctgttcatcctaaaacacaaaggcgctctttaagcaatgcgacagtgagcgcccggcgcgctgcggttgcgcgaccgcaccaaattaagctccctgcgcagtgcgcactgaggtccacttaaattttagaaagtacatcaggactttaaaaatatcttctaaatttcagcgacggctctgtcacactaatgcgacctgcgcggtgcagttgggcggtcggcggcgcgctacggttgagcgttctctctcgcgctctctctctcgctctcgcacacgcgcacacacgcaaaccggatatcatacggaggccgccattacagatgcgcagaacggatgcgcaagacacgtcagctatataaagagcgagagttcagttctctacctaaatccgtattacaggtaatattttatttcacaacactttgccttgttcctttcttctctgctgttcacttcaaacacgctccatgcgaccgcaatgctctcgtatcagacaaggcttgctcgatcacctgctcgtttgctgtcccgtgcgcgtacggagcgcggtggtgcgtttacgggcagtcggagaaatcaacgccaacaaaaaaaattacatccagcctagttaagaccataccaaagactataaaaatgggacccattgcctccctgcgtgtgtgacgatcattgggacttaaaaaaaaataaaataaaaaattaaatttttttttttaaaaattcataaaaattgggtgcgtattatacatgggtacaagcttttttccagcatcagcatgccatttttaggggtgcgtactatacatgggggcgcactatacacggaaaaaaacggtaataattttAAATGAAACTTTCACCTTAtgtacaattttttaaaaaattgggcAAAGTCCACATTTCTTCCTGTCTCAATTTacagctgttgtgaaagcgcTAGCTGAATAAGAATGCGTCGGATATCTACGCGATCCATGAAGGGCCAACGCGTTTTTAGTTTACCAAGTGGGTGGAGAGCCGCTTGGGATGACGTCACTTAGTGGTACCTCCCAAAACGGGTGTGCCTAGATCACGTGACCAGAACACGGAAGCACACCGAAGCGGAACTTTTTGACGTCTTCGaaactttttttcatttcttttagtTGAGGTGAGTAATACGAAATCACTAAATTAGTAAATATTATCCCGCCTCAGATTTCTGTTGAGCTGTTTGAGCTCTTCAAACCGACTGTTTCGTTCTCATGTTACTTGTCAATGAGTGCTGCGTTCCCGAAGCTTTGTGCCTTCTGAAAAAAATATGTTGGAGTGGCGTCTTTTGCGATTGTTAAGTGGTAAAAGTCAGCATATTAATAGTAGAACGAGATAAAGTGTTGAGTCCAACTTTTCTGGGCGTTGGTCGCTTGAGCGCTTGGTCGTGACGTCACTAACCCGTTTTTGGTGCTTGAGTTTAGCGTTGATTTTGCTCGTGGGCGGTTTGAGCAATCTTGTTAACGTGGCTGCCTTGTTTGTCTCTCAGCTTGTCGATCGATGGCTTGGCTGGCCATTATGAGAGCTCATTAACGGGCTGTTGGCTTTCAGCTCTCCCATAAGTGCCCTCACGATTGGAGATTGTTTTGTAGGCTGTGGACACTTGAACAATCTTGCACGCAACATGCACCATTACGACGTTTCTGGAACACGCACATGTTGTATGTTTtgacatttacattttaaacaacGCAAAGAATGACCCGTGGCCAGTTCTTAAGGTACACTTAATGCCCACGTCACGCTAAaatgttgtttattttatttattctatttattttttattttatgcactgatcggttggccctttttaaatttcgttgtactacatgtgtgacaatgacaataaagatctattctatccTATTCTGGTGTTATCTTCATAGGCCTCCGACCGGGCTTCGTTTAAAATATTTTGTCCCTCTTGCGTTTTAAAGTAGTTGTAAAATTCAGCAAACTTTTTTGGGCTTCAAAACATTATGTAATTCAATTGAACCCACAACCAGCCAAGAAAGTAGACCTGGGAAAtacttaaaaaattaaaattctaTCTTGTGAAACTACTGAGCATCTTTTCAGGTTCTTTCTCATTTAATAAGCAAGCACTTATAAttgttaaatgttttttaaacagTTTTAATAACAGCACGATCTGATGGGAGATGAAAAAACAACCAGCTGGGTGCTGCTGTCCGTCAGAAATCCCCTGGAGCAACGTGGTCAGACGGGTTATTTTCCATTCCCTGGTTACCGTGGCAACCTGCACCTTTTGCTCCAGAGAGTTTGACCTCCTCTTTCTCGTTAATCTCATTCTCGCTCGCTTGCTTGTATAGAGGGGACATTTTGATATCTTTTTAATGTGTACTCAATAAAGCGGCCGATGTAGAAGCTGCAACATTTTATTGAGAATCTCTGgggcaaatgtttaaaaaagaaaaaaatgtgcaatCAACAGGCCTTCAATGTGAGGAATGACTTCAGTCTTTGGGTATTTTGCTCTCCGATAGAAGCACGGCGACAGCGGAGATGGCCGAGCAGTTGCAGAGGCTCGTGGCGGAGAAGAAGGACATGGTGGAGACTGTGATGGAGGTCTTCGAGCAGGGCGCCGAGGTCGTGGCCGGCATTGTGGGCGACATCTTCCCGGTCTTCTCCATCGCCGCTCCCATCGTCAAGTTGGCGCTGGACAATGTGGAGAGCAAGGAGGCGGCCTTCATGAAGGAGCAGTTCCAGAAGGTACGCGACCGACTGGACGCCGTCTCCGACCAGATGCGGCGCATCCACGAGGAGATCAAGAAGAGCGGCATGGACGCCACCTACTTCTCGGTGGAGGAGAACATCACCAACCAGTTCCGCAAGTACATGGACATCCTCAACGCCAAGGCCAAGTTCCGGGAAGTCAAGAAGAAGCTCTTCCTGGATCATTTTGACAAGACTGGCGGCGACAAGAACCTGCACGTTCTCTACAACGCCGTGACGGGCGACAACTTCTCGAGCGAGTCGGTGCTGGAGATCGTCCTCAACTACGAGGAGAAAAGCCGTCGGCCCCTGGAGGATTTCTGTGCCCGGCTGAAGAAGCTCTTCTGCCTGGGACTCATTGCCCTGCTGGGCCACGCCGCCCTGAAGGGCTACGATGAAGAAGACGCTCTCCTCAAGGAGTGGGGCGAGAAGATAAAGGAGGTGCAGAAGAAGATGAACGCCGTGATCGAGGACTGTGTGGTCAGCTTCCCCAAGCAGGCCGAGCTGGACGCCCGGCGGCTGGTCCGAGACAACCCAGCGTGGAGCAACCAGCAGCTGGCCGAGGCCATCGTGGCTAAGCTGAAGAGCAAGTACGACTGGGTGGGCTGGTCGGTGCGTGTCTTCAAGTCGCCCACAGGTCTCTTCGCCCCCAAGAACTTCCACTGCCTGGCGGGGAGGAGTCGCTTCCAGGTGCCCACCTCGGACGACAAACTCAACGTGGTGGTGTCCTACAGCTCCTCGCCCGAGCCGGTGGATGCTGCCCGAGTACGGGAGTTGATCCAGAGCAAGAAGAAGCTGGACGTGGTCGCCGTGGCCGAGATGCTTTTCCAGGAGGTGCCCGGCGAATGCGCTGTCCATGCCGTCAAGACCAGCAAGGATCTCGCTTGCGTCTGGAGCTTCGGTGACGAGCTGCACTACTGGGAGCAATACAAAAACTTGTACGTGTGCCTTCACTCAGCCTAACGGCTGACGTCAGCGCTTGCCGCGCTTGTTCTCAGATGCACCATTTGTCCCGAGAAGCCAGTTTGACATGCGCTGGAAAGAAAAGACGCAAGtctgcctttttgttttgaagtgGCCAGTTTAGGATCCAAACATCATCCCGGCGACCCCAATTTCAATTTGTCCTTTTCTGACATCATTAGCACACAGCTAACGCAACCATCGACTTATGTTGCTCTATATTTGCTTTATTCACATTTATGTTCTGTACTTTATGAATGTATCCACCGTGCTGTTATTCACGATCAAATTTTGGATTGCGTAAGAAAGTTTATCATCGGAGCATTTTTCTGTACTTTATGAATGTATCTGCCGTGCTGTTGTTCACCACTAGGATCAAATTTTGGATTGTTTAAGAAAGTTTATCAGCGGAGCATTTTTCCTCATATTTACCAAAGATGTATCTATGGAGAGTATTTCATTCCATTGGGATGGTTATTCTGATAGAATtatcaaaataaacatcaaaaTACAGATCTTTTTTTGGGAGCTGTGTTTTTGCACTGGATTTAAATCGCAGAATTTGTCCCGCTCGCATTTATCGGATATTTTAGTGAGCGGGGAACCACCCTTCCTGCCCTATAATCACGTGGTTGCGGATTTTCTATCTTTGGCGCAAAACAGCCCGCGTTATTTTCAAACAGCGCAGAAGAAAACAAGTCGCAACCTACACACGTTCAAATGGCGAAAGAgcaaattcaaaacaaaacatttgggtAACCCTCTTTTGACCGCGCATCTTCTGTTTGAATCTTTTTGCGTCCATTTTGTGTCAGTTAAACATGTCGGATGCAAATATTTTCTATCTCTCCGCCCATAGTTGTGTTTTACGGCGCAGACTAAGCGGACATTGGTGATGTTGAATAGGTGCCGTGAGGCCTTCCATTTGAGCGCACAGTCGGCGCATTGAGCCGCCGCCACTCGTCAGGTGACGGCAAGAACGTGGACAAACATCACGAGCGACGGGTCGCCCATTGTGCCGAAGCTGCCCCGCCTCGGACTAACCTCCCGCTCGGCTAATTCCAACGCAATGGACTGACTTTTGTGTCATTTGAAATTGTTTCAGTTTGGGGGTTATTAGCTGCCTTGCATGTGGGTGGAGCTAAGTAAGACTGAGCAGCGTGGAAAATGATACCACATAAAGTGTGTAGGAAAATTTTGGAGCACTGTTTTAATTTGTTGTGGAAATAAGTGATCCTTCTATTACTGTTTCTCAACATGTGGCACTAAATGGCTCCATCTAGCGGTATGTGAAAGAATGACTGAATTCTGGgttaaaaaaaaggtaaagaACCAATGATTGTCTCACACAcatttgggtgtggtgaaatttgtctcaACATGTAACCCTAACCCGAAAGGTAGCAGCAGCGGTGACACGTcagggaatcatttggtgatttaaccccacaattccaacccttaatgctgagtgcgaagcagggaggcaatgggtcccatttttatagtcattggtatgacccggctggggtttgaaccaATTTGaacttccagtctcagggcggacactctactactagtccactgagctggtacAATGGGTTAAAGTTTTTCAAAACTCCAGCGCTGTACGTTTTTTGTAGAAAATCTGACTTTTTATATCGTTTCCAAAGCATTTTTAACATTGAATGGGATGACAATCATCACCTGTAGCCTAATCGTTTTTATTAAATCATGTTTGGATTAGAAGGGTCTGTTTTTATGAGAATTGAATGGAACTTTGTGCAAAAGGGCTGCTTTTTGTGggaaattcatattttttttaatattacgtCAATGAACCAACACACTAAGTACAtaattaaaacagaaaaaaattgattttccgttttcatattttttaaaaaagaaaactgaaatCTTTTTAATGTTACTTCAAAACtgtatttttaaaactattattgttattacaCTTACTATTATTGTGTTTTGAAAGTAATAAGACAATTTTTCCTGTTTTGGTTGAAAATGTTGGAAGGGGACGCGAGGGGTTAAAGCAGGTGCAGCTTTTGTTTCTGCGTTCCCGGAACAAAAGAAAATGCCCCTCCGTCCTCAGACGTCATTCACCATTTAATCGGAGACTCTATTTCGACGTCTGAATTTACGAGGAAGTAAGTGACAACCTTTTTGTTTAATTAATAGCAAAGTTGAAGCGATTGTCCTTGTCGAGGTGTCGTATTTTCACCGCCTTTAGGGGAAGCAAAAACTATGTCGCAGTTTGTTTTGATGGCTCACGCTCGTATATTTACGTCAAATTTGGAGGTTCAGAGTGTTGATCGTCGCTGGAAAATATTACAAGATGAATTTTGAAGCTTTCAAAGTCCACCAACAACCTTGGTGTGCCACGTTAAACTTTGGTTTTCGTTTTGTTTCTGTGGGCGTGGCATGGAGCGTGTTGGTGCGTTACTGCGCAGTCATCGCGTGCTCCATATTGGATGAAGCAATTCCAGTCTGTAAAAGGAGGGAACagattagaaaatattttttttcctccaacccTGTCCTTTCATTTATCCATGTATGTTAATAGagtaatgaaaatgttcaaattaTTTGGAATTTCAACGTTTTGCCAGGAAATATGTAATTTCTGCACTGTAATCTTCAAAATCCTATTTCACTGTGAAAGGAAAATTTGCAATCTTCTGCTCAGCCATTGATTATTGCCAAAATAATCCATAGAGGAACTGATTATTTGAAAAATTGTTAGTTGCAGCCCAAAAAGTCTCCACCAGACAGACTTAACGGCTGCTTGGAAACTGCCTCCGTTTGTTTGAATTCAACCTTCAGCTGTTGCGGCCAACGTCATCCTAGCATCATCGTGCCGGATCCTTCGTGCCACTTTGATTACGTTAAAATGTTGTCGTTTTTCAAGACAGAATGGCGATAAGTATGAGCAAAGCAGACGGTGTCACAACTTTGACATTGGTCGCCGACCCCACAAGT from Syngnathus typhle isolate RoL2023-S1 ecotype Sweden linkage group LG10, RoL_Styp_1.0, whole genome shotgun sequence includes these protein-coding regions:
- the rpz4 gene encoding rapunzel 4; this encodes MAEQLQRLVAEKKDMVETVMEVFEQGAEVVAGIVGDIFPVFSIAAPIVKLALDNVESKEAAFMKEQFQKVRDRLDAVSDQMRRIHEEIKKSGMDATYFSVEENITNQFRKYMDILNAKAKFREVKKKLFLDHFDKTGGDKNLHVLYNAVTGDNFSSESVLEIVLNYEEKSRRPLEDFCARLKKLFCLGLIALLGHAALKGYDEEDALLKEWGEKIKEVQKKMNAVIEDCVVSFPKQAELDARRLVRDNPAWSNQQLAEAIVAKLKSKYDWVGWSVRVFKSPTGLFAPKNFHCLAGRSRFQVPTSDDKLNVVVSYSSSPEPVDAARVRELIQSKKKLDVVAVAEMLFQEVPGECAVHAVKTSKDLACVWSFGDELHYWEQYKNLYVCLHSA
- the LOC133161188 gene encoding uncharacterized protein LOC133161188 — translated: MDSVANWLVDNKDKIEKGVNIMGQASEVLAATVGQLHPILEAVFVASAEILSNPEGKEAVYLSQKIEQVNQKLVGIQSDIDQIALELQRTSMNKQNLDREAHILGQYEKFQEFINAKPSMKEKKKEKFFKYYENTEADLNLDALYNAVTGENTAGDPMLDTVVDTEQRSRRAVEDFCARLKKLFIMGLIAVMGYAGLREGAVETGLTTKWHERMEDVEKRMKAAVDHCTETFVDQAKLDLEEALKEKASCAVSEDLTRSLLSALVKKYDWVNWSVRAFNRRERIFFYNWLAGRKCHGSGGANWFELTMDNKVKVVVSFCVDPPPIDKTRIYEQIEQQRLKGNMMAVALTLNRCFPDCLVHAVSHYKEVVESNNFNVESYYYARHKRAFLCIHPQ